From a single Brassica napus cultivar Da-Ae chromosome C9, Da-Ae, whole genome shotgun sequence genomic region:
- the LOC106445382 gene encoding vacuolar protein sorting-associated protein 32 homolog 1, which translates to MFNRLFGKPKVETNTLHTLDKLNETLEMLEKKEGVLLKKAAGEVERAKEFSKAKNKRAAIQCLKRKRLYEQQVEQLGNFQLRIHDQMIMLEGAKATTETVDALRTGAATMKAMQKATNIDDVDKTMDEINEQTDNMKQIQDALSAPFGSAADFDEDELEAELEELEGLELEDQLLQPARPVHEGKQPARPLPQKQQSAHEDELAALQAEMAL; encoded by the exons ATGTTTAATCGGCTATTCGGTAAACCCAAGGTGGAGACCAATACTCTCCACACATTAGACAAGCTTAATGAG ACACTTGAGATGCTGGAGAAGAAGGAGGGTGTTCTTCTCAAGAAGGCTGCTGGAGAGGTTGAGAGAGCCAAGGAATTCTCCAAGGCCAAGAACAAACGCG CGGCTATACAATGTTTGAAAAGGAAGAGGTTATATGAGCAACAAGTTGAACAGCTTGGAAACTTCCAGCTCCGtatccatgatcaa ATGATTATGTTGGAGGGTGCCAAAGCAACAACTGAGACTGTAGATGCTTTGAGGACTGGTGCTGCTACTATGAAAGCTATGCAGAAAGCTAC AAACATTGACGATGTTGACAAGACAATGGATGAGATCAATGAGCAAACAGATAACATGAAACAGATCCAGGACGCATTGTCCGCTCCATTTGGCTCTGCTGCTGATTTCGATGAG GATGAATTGGAAGCAGAACTTGAAGAACTTGAAGGCTTGGAGCTAGAGGACCAACTTCTTCAGCCAGCAAGACCCGTTCATGAAGGAAAGCAACCTGCTCGTCCTCTACCTCAGAAGCAACAGTCCGCTCATGAAGATGAACTCGCTGCACTACAGGCTGAGATGGCACTCTAA